In Candidatus Deferrimicrobium sp., a single genomic region encodes these proteins:
- the dnaA gene encoding chromosomal replication initiator protein DnaA, with amino-acid sequence MTSKAWEKVLAQMRGEVSEQVFETWLRPLRFVAREGPILFVATPHKFFKEWIEENHLGRLEEIARKELAEEVTVEIMVGIEEEDPLSPIPAASRLLQLPEETATRTRAVFGPLNSRYTFDRFVIGTGNQFAHAASVAVANEPGNSYNPLFIYGGVGLGKTHLLHAIGNAALAKSPRLKVCYIPAEKFTNDLIASLRSGKMSDFKERYRNVDLLLMDDVQFIAGKRSTQEEFFHTFNELYSSRRQVVVSSDKFPKEIPDLEERIQSRFEWGLVADIQAPDIETRVAILNRKAEAENIVLPEDVALYLATMVKNNIRELEGCLIRIGAHASLTRREINLDLAKTILAPILGNGGREVSPDHIQKAVADHYGVKVSELRSDRKHKVIAMPRQVAMFLMREMTRCSFPDIGKQFGGRDHTTVMYAVKKIEKKLADDVSLRSTLDILRKKIEG; translated from the coding sequence GTGACATCGAAAGCGTGGGAAAAAGTCCTCGCCCAGATGCGTGGCGAGGTGAGCGAGCAGGTGTTCGAGACTTGGCTACGTCCCTTGCGGTTCGTGGCGCGGGAAGGCCCGATCCTTTTCGTCGCCACGCCGCACAAGTTCTTCAAGGAGTGGATCGAGGAAAATCACCTCGGCCGGCTTGAGGAGATCGCGAGGAAGGAGCTGGCGGAGGAGGTCACCGTCGAGATCATGGTCGGAATCGAGGAGGAGGATCCCCTTTCCCCGATTCCCGCGGCGTCCCGGCTGCTGCAGCTCCCCGAGGAGACCGCAACGCGCACCCGGGCGGTGTTCGGTCCGCTGAATAGCCGGTACACGTTCGACCGGTTCGTCATCGGTACCGGAAACCAGTTCGCACACGCGGCCTCCGTCGCGGTGGCCAACGAGCCCGGAAACAGCTACAACCCCCTCTTCATCTACGGAGGTGTCGGCCTGGGGAAGACGCACCTGCTGCACGCCATCGGGAACGCGGCGCTTGCGAAGTCCCCGCGCCTCAAGGTGTGCTACATCCCCGCAGAGAAGTTCACCAACGACCTCATCGCCTCCCTGCGCTCCGGAAAGATGTCCGACTTCAAGGAGCGATACCGAAACGTCGACCTGCTGCTGATGGACGACGTACAGTTCATCGCGGGAAAGCGAAGCACCCAGGAGGAGTTCTTTCACACCTTCAACGAGCTGTACTCCTCCCGACGGCAAGTCGTGGTATCCAGCGACAAGTTCCCCAAGGAGATCCCGGACCTCGAGGAGCGGATCCAGTCGCGCTTCGAGTGGGGGCTGGTCGCCGACATCCAGGCGCCGGATATCGAGACGCGGGTGGCGATCCTCAACCGGAAGGCGGAAGCGGAAAACATCGTCCTTCCGGAGGACGTGGCGTTGTACCTGGCGACCATGGTGAAAAACAACATCCGCGAGCTCGAGGGTTGTCTCATCCGGATCGGGGCCCATGCCTCGCTGACCCGCAGGGAGATCAACCTCGACCTTGCGAAAACGATCCTCGCTCCCATTCTCGGTAACGGGGGCCGGGAAGTTTCCCCCGACCACATCCAGAAAGCGGTCGCGGACCATTACGGGGTGAAGGTCTCCGAACTGCGTTCCGACCGGAAGCACAAGGTGATCGCGATGCCGCGCCAGGTGGCGATGTTCCTGATGCGCGAGATGACGCGCTGCTCTTTTCCCGACATCGGGAAGCAATTCGGGGGAAGGGATCACACAACCGTGATGTACGCCGTAAAAAAAATTGAGAAGAAACTGGCAGACGATGTATCTTTAAGGAGCACGTTGGACATCCTCCGAAAGAAAATCGAGGGATAA
- the dnaN gene encoding DNA polymerase III subunit beta — MNFTVERDLLIDVLTGIQGVAERRHTMPVLSHALMTVGGGNLTVVSSDLEIVVRCLQPVSGGEPGSIALPARKLLDIAKVLPKESVVTVAGKEGNYVEISSGRSHFRLAGLPSQEFPEMPEKPSGKTVSIDGDTFRKLSERVVPFASSDETRYNLAGILLERAETESGSMLRMVATDGHRLAMADGEVGKIGELLASRKILVPKKGILEIRKLAESGPGSIELSASEKFLFAAKGDTEVWVRLLDADFPDYRQVVPKENLLTATVGRDAFAEVLRRVAVMAPDKVHSVKLSFSGKQLEVSSISPDQGEARDLLEAEYEGPAMKIGFNGRYLQDAVSGVSEEKMVLQLKDEVSQVILRPETEHNYLAIVMPMRIY; from the coding sequence ATGAACTTTACTGTGGAGAGAGATCTGCTCATCGACGTGCTCACCGGAATCCAGGGAGTCGCGGAACGACGGCATACGATGCCGGTCCTTTCCCACGCGTTGATGACCGTCGGCGGCGGAAATCTTACTGTGGTGTCGTCGGACCTTGAAATCGTGGTCCGCTGCCTGCAGCCGGTCTCCGGGGGCGAACCCGGGTCGATCGCCCTTCCCGCCCGCAAGTTGCTCGACATCGCCAAGGTGCTTCCGAAGGAATCCGTGGTGACCGTGGCCGGCAAGGAAGGGAACTACGTAGAGATCTCCTCGGGCCGGTCCCATTTCCGCCTTGCGGGACTGCCGTCCCAGGAATTCCCCGAGATGCCGGAGAAGCCGTCAGGGAAGACTGTATCGATCGACGGCGACACCTTCCGGAAACTTTCCGAACGCGTGGTGCCGTTCGCCTCCTCCGACGAAACGCGGTACAACCTCGCCGGGATCCTGCTTGAACGGGCCGAGACGGAATCGGGATCGATGCTGCGGATGGTCGCCACGGACGGCCACCGGCTGGCGATGGCCGACGGAGAGGTTGGAAAGATCGGCGAGCTCCTCGCGTCGCGTAAGATTCTTGTCCCCAAAAAGGGGATCCTCGAGATCCGAAAGCTCGCGGAGAGCGGACCCGGCTCGATCGAGCTGTCCGCGTCGGAAAAATTCCTCTTCGCCGCGAAGGGGGACACGGAGGTCTGGGTGAGGTTGCTCGATGCCGATTTCCCGGACTACCGGCAGGTTGTCCCGAAGGAGAACCTGCTGACGGCCACGGTGGGCCGGGACGCCTTCGCCGAAGTGCTGCGCCGCGTCGCCGTCATGGCGCCGGACAAGGTGCACAGCGTGAAGCTCTCCTTCTCCGGGAAGCAACTGGAAGTCTCCTCGATCAGCCCGGACCAGGGGGAAGCCCGGGACCTTCTGGAAGCGGAGTATGAAGGCCCGGCAATGAAGATCGGGTTCAACGGAAGGTATCTGCAGGACGCGGTTTCGGGAGTTTCGGAGGAAAAGATGGTCCTCCAGTTGAAGGACGAGGTCTCGCAGGTGATCCTTCGGCCGGAGACAGAGCACAACTATCTGGCGATCGTCATGCCGATGAGGATCTATTAA
- the gyrB gene encoding DNA topoisomerase (ATP-hydrolyzing) subunit B, with product MANGTDERPHNGNGGDYTGENIQVLKGLEAVRKRPAMYIGSTDTHGLHHLVYEVVDNAIDEAMAGYCDTISVIIHADNSVTVEDNGRGIPIDIMPEEGKPAAEVVLTILHAGGKFDRDTYKVSGGLHGVGVSVVNALSETLTAEIRRDGAVHQIDFVRGETSSPLKVTGKSRKNGTKITFKPDTEIFTETEFSFDVLSQRLRELSFLNAGLKISILDERNDKSHDFQYKGGIVSFVQHLNRNKTPLHAKPVLVEGEKDGVQIEVALQYNDSYQETLFSFVNNINTHDGGTHLTGFRQALTRAINQYANQGNLLKGHKENLRGDDLNEGLTAVVSVKVPEPQFEGQTKNRLGNSEVKGLVDSMVYEKLMTCFEENPSVPKKIIEKGLEAARAREAARKAKELVRKGPMDAAGLPGKLADCQEKDPARCELFIVEGDSAGGSAKQARDRRYQAILPLKGKILNVEKARIDKMLTSAEIRTMVTALGTGIGKENYEADKLRYGKVIIMTDADVDGAHIRTLLLTFFFRHMPELLERGNIFIAQPPLFGVRRGKEMTYLKDDAAFRKYLIELGIAGRRVAGVNGTGPLTGQRLAAWLTKISRLEQVASRAERRGLPAFVFLSLAARAAEGAAALAGEKTAQKFFKALLAEWKVSRPDVTHATFSFDPDPDSDVEGVRARLSWKRGGLPMDCLVGRHLMESPDLKEAGSLSAQIRETLPPPYRMEGEGTFPEADGPLCLLDQVLDAAKKGQTIQRYKGLGEMNPEQLWETAMNPESRELLRVELGDETDADEIFSRLMGDQVEPRREFIEQNALNVSSLDI from the coding sequence ATGGCGAACGGGACCGACGAGCGGCCGCACAACGGCAACGGTGGTGACTACACCGGCGAAAATATTCAGGTATTGAAGGGTCTGGAAGCGGTCCGCAAGCGCCCGGCGATGTACATCGGGAGCACAGACACCCATGGGCTGCACCATCTGGTCTACGAGGTGGTCGACAATGCGATCGACGAGGCGATGGCGGGGTATTGCGACACCATCTCCGTCATTATCCACGCCGATAATTCGGTCACGGTGGAAGACAACGGGCGAGGGATCCCGATCGACATCATGCCGGAGGAGGGGAAGCCCGCCGCCGAGGTGGTCCTGACGATCCTGCACGCGGGCGGCAAGTTCGATCGCGACACGTACAAGGTGTCGGGCGGACTCCACGGCGTCGGTGTCTCCGTGGTGAACGCGCTCTCCGAAACGCTCACCGCCGAAATCCGACGCGACGGAGCGGTGCACCAGATCGATTTCGTCCGGGGGGAAACCTCCTCGCCGCTGAAAGTGACGGGGAAGTCCCGCAAGAACGGGACGAAGATCACCTTCAAGCCGGACACGGAGATCTTCACCGAGACGGAGTTCTCCTTCGACGTCCTCTCCCAGCGGCTTCGGGAGCTGTCGTTCCTGAACGCGGGCCTCAAGATCTCCATCCTCGACGAGCGCAACGACAAGTCTCACGACTTCCAGTACAAGGGCGGCATCGTCTCCTTCGTGCAGCACCTGAACCGGAACAAGACGCCGCTCCACGCCAAGCCGGTGCTGGTCGAGGGGGAGAAGGACGGCGTCCAGATCGAGGTGGCCCTCCAGTACAACGACTCTTACCAGGAGACGCTCTTCTCCTTCGTCAACAACATCAACACGCACGACGGCGGGACCCACCTGACCGGCTTCCGGCAGGCGCTGACGCGCGCGATCAACCAGTACGCCAACCAGGGAAACCTTCTCAAGGGCCACAAGGAAAACCTGCGCGGGGACGACCTGAACGAGGGGCTGACGGCGGTGGTGTCGGTGAAGGTCCCCGAGCCGCAGTTCGAGGGGCAGACGAAGAACCGCCTCGGGAACAGCGAAGTGAAGGGGCTGGTTGACTCGATGGTCTACGAGAAGCTGATGACGTGCTTCGAGGAGAACCCGTCGGTTCCGAAGAAGATCATCGAGAAGGGGCTCGAGGCGGCACGCGCGCGCGAGGCGGCGCGGAAGGCGAAGGAGCTGGTGCGCAAAGGGCCGATGGACGCCGCGGGTCTGCCCGGGAAGCTGGCCGACTGCCAGGAGAAGGACCCGGCGCGGTGCGAGCTGTTCATCGTTGAGGGCGACTCGGCGGGCGGCTCGGCGAAGCAGGCGCGCGACCGGCGATACCAAGCGATCCTGCCGCTCAAGGGGAAAATCCTGAACGTCGAGAAGGCGCGGATCGACAAGATGCTGACATCGGCCGAGATCCGCACGATGGTGACGGCGCTGGGGACCGGGATCGGCAAGGAGAATTACGAGGCGGACAAGTTGCGCTACGGCAAGGTCATCATCATGACCGACGCCGACGTCGACGGTGCGCACATCCGCACGCTGTTGCTCACCTTCTTCTTCCGCCACATGCCGGAGCTGCTCGAGCGCGGGAACATCTTCATCGCCCAGCCGCCGCTGTTCGGCGTGCGGCGAGGCAAGGAGATGACGTATCTCAAGGACGACGCGGCGTTCCGGAAATACCTCATCGAGTTGGGGATCGCTGGCCGGCGGGTCGCGGGGGTCAACGGAACGGGGCCTCTCACGGGGCAGCGGCTCGCGGCGTGGCTCACGAAGATCTCCCGGCTGGAGCAGGTCGCGTCGCGCGCGGAGCGGCGGGGGCTGCCCGCCTTCGTCTTCCTGTCGCTGGCCGCACGGGCGGCCGAAGGGGCGGCGGCGCTTGCGGGGGAGAAGACCGCGCAGAAATTCTTCAAGGCCCTGCTCGCCGAATGGAAGGTGTCGCGTCCCGACGTGACGCACGCGACGTTCTCGTTCGACCCCGACCCCGATTCCGATGTCGAGGGGGTGCGGGCACGCCTCTCGTGGAAGCGTGGCGGATTGCCGATGGATTGCCTTGTGGGCCGGCACCTGATGGAGTCGCCCGACCTGAAGGAGGCGGGCTCGCTCTCGGCGCAGATCCGGGAGACGCTGCCCCCGCCGTACCGGATGGAAGGGGAGGGGACCTTCCCCGAGGCCGACGGCCCCCTCTGTCTGCTGGACCAGGTCCTCGACGCCGCGAAGAAGGGGCAGACGATCCAGCGGTACAAAGGCCTGGGCGAGATGAACCCCGAGCAGCTGTGGGAGACGGCGATGAATCCCGAGTCGCGCGAGTTGCTGCGCGTGGAGCTGGGGGACGAGACCGATGCCGACGAGATCTTCTCCCGCCTGATGGGAGATCAGGTCGAGCCGCGCCGCGAATTCATCGAGCAGAACGCGCTGAACGTCTCCTCGCTCGATATCTGA